The genome window GAACCAGGAGGGCGCGGTGATCATCGAGAAGGCGATTGACATCCAGGTGATGGCGATAACGAACTGAATCAGGCCAATAGGAAAGAGGATAAAGAGATAGAGCAGGTCCAGCCAGACGTGCTGATCGCGCAGTCGGACCTTCAGCTTATCCCACAACCCACCGTCCGGCAGCGGCGCATAGGGATCCATGATCCGCTCACCGAGCATCGAGTTGAACCGCATCCGCTCCACCCGCGCGCCCCAGATCCAGAGCAGCATCGTTCCAGCCAGCAACGGAATACCGACGAGCGTGACCACCGTTGCGATGCCAGTTGAGAGCAGCGTCACCAGCACGATGAACCAGAAGAGACCGAGAATGAAGGTCAGCAGAATAAACCCGAACGAGCGCCAGGTTTCACTCGAAAAGAGTAGTCGCAGTGGATTGCTCCACCGGATACGCCGAGGGGACACACTCGACTCCAGGACATTGGCCATGTGTGAAGTTCCTTCCAGCCGGCAGCGTGGGCCCGCTGCCCACTCCGGATCGTATCGGTCATGCCTCTATTCTGGCGACCGACAGAGGATCGCGGAACGCCGCTGGCTGGAAATCTGGAGGTAGGGTTATCCCCCCTGTGGGTGGCCTACAACAGCCAGTACAGGATTGCGGCGACAGCCAGAATGATGGCCACGGCAGTAATGCCGAGGGTCATTCCGGCCGCCGTGCCGACTGTATCTTTGCGCCGTCGATCCGGCTCCTGCTCTCGAATGCGATCCAGGTCTTCGCTCATCTCGCCCGTTTCCTCTCTCCTCGACGTAGCGATTCGAGTACACAGTTGCGGGCGCACGTGATATGCCATGAGCGTCAGTCTAGGGCAGCAGATAGGTCCACTCTTCGGTCGCGAACTTCGACCTCACCAGCTCGACGGCGGCCTGATGCTCCAGATTGCTGATCTCGCCCAACTCTCCACCTGTGAGATCCATGAACCGCTCGGTCAGCGCATGGAAGAACGCCTCGCGCGGCAGGTTCGTTTGCTGGCGCAATGGGCCGACTCGCTTGTCTGCGCTGCGCAAGCCCTTGTCGGACAGCTTCTCCATGCCAATCCGCAGCACCTGCATCATCAGCTTCGGGTCCATGTCGTAGGACGTCATCGTGTGGTGCAGCACCGCGCCGAACCGACGCGCCTGGGCTGCGCCGCCGATCTTGCCGCCGCTGGAGGTGATGTCGTTCAGCGGCGCGTACCAGGCGTCAATGCTCAGCTCGCGATAGGTATCGACCACCCAGCTATCCAGGAATGCGTAGGACTCCGGGAAGGACAGGCCCTTGACCAGATCCGGCGGGGCATAGATCGAGTAGGTGATGTCGAGGCCCGGCAGGGTGAACATCGCGCCGCCGCCGGTGATGCGCCGGACGACCTGGACGCCATGCTCAGCCGCGTTCTCGATCTGCACTTCGTTGCGGACCGACTGGAATCGCCCGATGACGATGACCGGCGAATCCCAGCCCCAGAAGCGCAGCGTCGGACGACGCTCGCCTGCACCAACTCGTCGCGTCAGCACTTCGTCCAGCGCGATATTCATGGCCGGGTGCATTGGCGACGTTGGGATGATCTCCCACTCGTAATCCCGCCAGCGCGCATCGGCCTCACGCGGGTAATGCTGCTCAGTCCTGCTCATGCCAGCCCCCTCCGAACCGCGATCGCGATCGCCTCGGGCGAGAAGCCAAGCAACTCAGTCCCGTCTGGCACCGCATTCGCGACAACCTGTGTGATCTGCTCCTCACTGGTGTCGACCGACAGACCGACGAGTGACCCAACAATCTGGTCCAGTGATTCCTCCGGATACAGGAAGAAATCCCCGGATACCATTGGATCGACAATCGTGCCGTCGTGGACGTCAAAATCGACCACGACGAGCTTCCCCCCCGGTGTTTTGTATTCACCGTGCATCGCGTCCTCCTCCTCGCTCGACCTCTATGGCAACTGGCTGGCAGATGAGACCGTCGCGTACAGGACAACGCGCTTCGGCTCACTGCCAACCGCGACGGCGACCTCGACGGGCGCTTCGCTCTGGGCAGGCACCACATCAACATAGGCCAGCCCACCGCCAATGATGACATCGTCAGCATCATAGGCAATGGCGAACACTGCGACCGAATTGAGATCAACGTCCAGACCGTTCACTACCTGTCCAGCCACGCGCGGCGTGAACGAATCCGGCACGTAGCGCACATCGGTCGTTGCCAGATCGCCCGCCTCGGCCAGCAACGTCGTGACCGAGCGGCCCAGCGCCTGCACGTCAACACGGGCTGGCTTCTCACCCTCCGGCGCGAAGAACGAACCGCCAACGCCGAGATCTTCACCCGGCAGCAACACGGCCAGATACGACGCATTGGTCGCAAGCACCGCCCCATCTGTCGACCAGGCCGTCACCTGGTACAGAACCGGCTCGGCCGCCAGGTCGTCGCGCTCATTCTGCAGAACGAAGCCCCAGCCGATCTCGCCACTGCCGGCAACCACCGACCAGCCCTGATCGATAACCGACACCTCAGCCGGCTCGTTGCCCTCGCGCGCGAGCGTATCCGCGTGAATCGTTGACGCGGTGATCACCGGATAGAGCTCAATTCGCGCTGGTTGACCGACGCTGGAGATCGAGACCTCGACGCCGACCGGATCGTCCGGCTGGACGAACGGCAGGTAGGTATTGCCCCCGCCGATGATCTCGCCGTCACGACCGAACCCGACGGCGTATACCCGGAGATCGAGCAGCGGCAGATCGAAATCTGTGCTGACGGCACCGGTAGCTATCGGAAATTGCGACCGTTCGAAGTAGGCAACGTCGTCGACTGCGATTTCCGGCGCAATGGAGAGGGGCTCCAGGCGACCAGGACGGACATC of Thermomicrobiales bacterium contains these proteins:
- a CDS encoding lipoate--protein ligase family protein yields the protein MSRTEQHYPREADARWRDYEWEIIPTSPMHPAMNIALDEVLTRRVGAGERRPTLRFWGWDSPVIVIGRFQSVRNEVQIENAAEHGVQVVRRITGGGAMFTLPGLDITYSIYAPPDLVKGLSFPESYAFLDSWVVDTYRELSIDAWYAPLNDITSSGGKIGGAAQARRFGAVLHHTMTSYDMDPKLMMQVLRIGMEKLSDKGLRSADKRVGPLRQQTNLPREAFFHALTERFMDLTGGELGEISNLEHQAAVELVRSKFATEEWTYLLP
- a CDS encoding biotin--protein ligase, with the translated sequence MHGEYKTPGGKLVVVDFDVHDGTIVDPMVSGDFFLYPEESLDQIVGSLVGLSVDTSEEQITQVVANAVPDGTELLGFSPEAIAIAVRRGLA